One genomic window of Nicotiana sylvestris chromosome 10, ASM39365v2, whole genome shotgun sequence includes the following:
- the LOC138879871 gene encoding uncharacterized protein — protein sequence MFTSLNLGSIYASVLGDVLTTSEREDLRDQFERLHQGHITVTDYEVIFTDLSLHAPIILPTDAERVQSFIAGLHPKILVSMACEAEIGTSSGCGYSLKGRAYPQPHQSVYAEGQVAPHFGGFNGAPPGGRGSDFGSAVYHSEGFFECRELGQVKRFCPRLRGKAMQHDHRPMIIALTTAPPARPTRSRGQVSRACPRGEGQSGGAPARFYVFPTRQEAVASDVVITGTIFVCRRDASVLFDLGATYSYVFSLFASYMDVSRDSLCVTTYCPHQWVIFFIVDWVYQSFIVTFCGYETRVDLLFLDMLDFEVILGMDWLSWYYCILDFHGKVVTLVMLELSRLKCRGSSVGTSSQVISLLKARHIVDKGCMPPDQDIDFDIDLFLSTQSIFASPYRMAPKELGELKEQFRELLEKGFIRPSVSPWGALVLFVKKKDGSMRMCIDYHHLNKVIIKNKYLLWHIDNLFDQLQGSRVFSKIDLRYGYRQLKIRDLDVSKMDF from the exons ATGTTTACCTCCCTTAACTTGGGATCAATTTACGCATCTGTTCTTGGAGATGTACTTACCACCTCAGAAAGAGAGGATCTTCGGGATCAGTTCGAGCGGCTCCATCAAGGTCATATAACTGTGACCGACTACGAGGTGATATTCACTGACTTGTCTCTCCATGCACCTATTATACTCCCCACGGATGCAGAGAGGGTGCAGAGTTTTATTGCAGGTCTGCACCCTAAGATTCTGGTTTCTATGGCTTGTGAGGCAGAGATAGGGACTTCATCAGGCTGTGGATATAGCTTGAAGGGTCGAGCGTATCCACAACCGCATCAAAGTGTTTACGCCGAGGGACAAGTGGCCCCACATTTTGGTGGGTTCAATGGTGCCCCACCTGGGGGCAGAG GGTCAGACTTCGGGTCAGCAGTTTACCACTCCGAGGGGTTTTTTGAGTGCAGGGAGTTAGGCCAAGTGAAGAGGTTTTGCcccagacttcggggcaaggcaaTGCAGCATGACCATCGGCCCATGATTATCGCACTAACTACTGCACCGCCTGCCCGACCAACCAGAAGCAGAGGACAGGTGAGTAGGGCTTGCCCTAGAGGTGAAGGCCAATCAGGTGGTGCTCCAGCTAGATTCTATGTTTTCCCAACCAGGCAGGAGGCAGTCGCCTCTGATGTAGTGATCACAGGTACTATTTTTGTTTGTCgtagggatgcttcagtactATTTGATCTAGGAGCTACTTACTCCTATGTCTTTTCTCTATTTGCTTCTTATATGGATGTATCTCGCGATTCCTTGTGTGTTACTACATATTGTCCACACCAGTGGGTGATTTTTTTTATTGTGGATTGGGTCTATCAATCCTTTATAGTGACTTTTTGTGGTTATGAGACTAGAGTGGATCTTTTGTTTCTCGATATGCTTGATTTTGAGGTTAtcctaggcatggactggttgtcttgGTACTATTGCATTCTTGATTTCCATGGCAAGGTTGTTACCTTGGTGATGCTTGAGTTGTCCAGATTAAAGTGCAGGGGTTCGTCTGTTGGCACTTCTAGTCAGGTGATTTCTTTattgaaggctcgacatatagTTGATAAGGGCT GTATGCCACCAGATCAGGATATCGATTTCGACATTGATTTGTTTCTAAGCACCCAGTCTATCTTTGCTTCGCCTTATCGCATGGCTCCAAAGGAGCTGggggagttaaaggagcagtttcGAGAGTTGCTTGAGAAGGGGTTCATCAGgccaagtgtgtcaccttggggcgcattagtgttatttgtgaaaaagaaggatgggagtatgcggatgtgcattgattaccaccaCTTGAACAAAGTCATCATCAAGAATAAATACCTACTGTGGCACATTGATAATTTGTTCGATCAGCTACAAGGTTCTAGAGTATTCtcgaagatcgacttgagatATGGGTATCGTCAGCTGAAGATTCGTGATTTGGATGTTTCGAAGATGGATTTCtag